Part of the bacterium genome, ACGCGCAAACGCAAGCCGCAACCGCGTACTTAAATATTTTCATAAAAATCAAGCCGCAACCCGCCCGGGCGGGTCGCGGCTTTTTGGGCGCTACAGGACTCGAACCTGTGACTTCTGCTCTGTGAAAGCAGCGCTCTACCAACTGAGCTAAGCGCCCGCGCCGGCGTCCTTTACCTCCTTCGCCTTTTATTATACTCCCCGCCGGAGCGGGTGTCAACCGCGTTCGCGGCCCGGGGCGCTACAGGAGCTCGCCGGCGTCGAGGACGTAGGCCCCGACCGGCTCGTCGCGGCCTACGTGGGAGGCGACGACCTCGCGCGCCCGCGCCGGCGTCACGTCGGCGTATATTACCTCTTCCTTTTCCGGCGACGTTATATAGACCAGCGGCTCGCGTTCGCACAGGCCGCGGCAGCCGCACTGCGACACGATAACGTCCGTTATGCCCTGCTCGTCGAGCTCGTCTATTATCGCGGCCAGGACCTCCCGGGCGCCGGCGGCGATGCCGCACGTCCCCATCCCCACGACTATGGTGTAGCGCGCGCCCCCTTCGGCCAATTCGTCGGGGGCGGTCTTCTCGACGATCTTGCGCAGGTCTTCGAGCTTCATATTTTTCCCTCCGCCTCGAGGCGCGGCGCTTCCGGGCCCGCTCCGGCGGCCGCCAGCCGCTCCTCGTTTTCGGAGATGTACTTGCGGAGCGCCTTGGCCAGCCGGGGCGTACCCAGCCGGCGGCGCCGGAGTTTGGCCTTGAGGTCCTCCGTGCTGAGCTCGAACCGGGCGCCGTCGAGCTCGTGGCGATAGTCGAACTCGACCCGCGGGTTCGTCACGATGAGCGTCCATATCGTCGTCGCGACGTCGCCCAGCGGCGGCCTGTCGATGCTGTCGAGTCGGTACCGCGCTTCCACCGTCGTTCCCTCGCCGGGCGCCGACGTGACGGCCAGGCCGCCGCCGGCCTGTTCCGCGGTTTGTTTTAACAGCGGTAACCCGAACCCCACGGCGCGCGTGGTGCGGGTGGTGAAGAAGGGGTCGTGGACGCGCGAAAGCTGCGCTTCGGTCATCCCGGAGCCGTTATCGCGGATGACGAAGAGGAGCACGTTTTCCCGCGTATTTTCGACTACCTCGACCCTCACCTTCGTCGCGCCGGCGCGGATGGAGTTCTGAGTTATGTCGAGAATATGCAGGGAAATGTCTTCCACGTTGCCACCGTTCTTATGTGCCGTAGCCGGCGATGCGGCGGCCGCCTTCGCCGGCGAGGGCCATCTTAATTTCGGCGAACGTCGGCGCGGCGAGTTCGAATATCGTGAAGCCGGCGCCTACCTCTTGGGGGCGGTGGGCGTCGGAGGAACGGATTATGGGGTACCCGCAGTCGGCGTAATCTTCCGCGTCGGCGAAGGGCGATATCTCGACGGCGTCGAAGAGGTCGGCCGGGACGAAACCCAATTGGCTGGTGCAGCTGAAGGCCGGCCGGTCGACGTGGCTGGCGACGGCCAGGCCGCCGTAGCGGTGGATGTATTCCACCGTCGCGTTGAGGTCCATGTCGGTGGCGCCGATAAGCAGCCGCCTGTTAATGCCGAGTATGTTTTCGTTCTCGTCGACGACGACCTGGTAGCCGAAGCGCTCCGGGTCGTTCTCGCCCTCCTGTAGTCGTTGGTATACTTTACCCTGCATCTCCCCCGCGTCGGCCAGGTCGCCGAAGAGCGCGACGACGTGGACTTCCTCGGCGGTGGTGACCTCCATCCCGGGCATGACGGCGACGCCGGACTTCTCGCCCAGCCGGACCGTCGGGAGGGCGTTTTCGGAAGCGTTATGGTCGGTGAGGCCGATAATGGCGAGGCCGCGTTTTCGGGCCGCTTGGATTATCCGGCGGGGCGACTGGTCGAGGTCGCCGCAGGGTGAGAGGACGGTATGGATGTGAAGGTCGGCGCGGAACGTTCGCAAGCTCAGCGCTCTTTCCCCCTGATACCCATTTTGTAGAGTTCGCCCGCCAGCTCGAAACTGCTCTTGGGAGACAGCAGGACCGTTACGCCCTCTTCCTCGGCCTTGGCGATGGTTTCGGCGGCGGGCCGCTTTCCGTTCGCGACTACGACGCCGGCCAGGTCGTTCAACGAGCACACCGCTACGATATTGGTGTGGGTTTGGATGGTAACCCAAAGCGCGCCCTCGCCCGCGTTCGCCATTACGTCGGAAAGCAGGTCCGAGGCGTACCCGGCGGTGACCTCCCGGCTCAGGCCTCCCGCGCCCGCGGTTACCTCGAGCCCGAGTTTGCCAGCGATCTTCTTCAGTTCCATCGTCGACCTTACTTTCTTTGGTTTTTGAGGGTAGGCGGTAGTTGCTCCGAAAGCGTGCCCATTTGTTTAGCCAATTCCTGAATTCGTTCCCGGAGTTTAAACGTGCAATCGGTGATGTGCGCTCTTTCGAGGACGACGTCTTCCGCGAAGGCCCGGCAGGTAGGCGCCCCGCACGAGCCGCAATCGATGCCGGGCAGCGACGCGGAGACCGCCTCCAACTTTTTCATCAAAGCGATGGTCTCCGTAATGTCGGTCCCGAGCGTAAGGGTGGGCCGCGGCCCCGGCGTCATTCTGAGGTTGAACTCCCCGTCCTCGATCAGTCCCGTAATCTCTTGGAACGTCAGGTCCGGCGGCCGGTTCTCCTCGATGCCGAACTTCTCGCTCCGCGTCGCCCGCAACTCGTCGATGCGGTTTTTGGCCACGAACGGGTCTTCTACCGTAAGCGGCCCGCCGACGCAGCCGCTGGTGCACGCGCGGAGCTCCAGGTAGTCGTAGCCGTGATGGTATTCGTCGCTCTCGATAAGTTCCAGTACGCGGACGACGTTGGCGATGCCGTCCACCGCCAGGCGGCGGCCTTTGCCGATGAGCGTGTTTTCGCCGCCCGCGGCCCCCCACCCCAGCGCGAGCCCCGACGCGCGGGCGATGCCCGGGACGACCACCACCTTCTCCAGGTTGCTCATTATGCGGTTGTAGACGTCGGAGATGGCGATCGCGCCGTCGAGCGCGGTACGGGGGGTGGCCAGCGGTTGTTTGATGGCGGTGACTTTGGCCGAGCAAGGGGTTATGAAGAAGACGCCTATTTCTTCCGGCGGTATGCCCAGCTCGCGGCTGCGGCTCGCCTTGACCACCCGCGCCGCCGCGTCCATCGGCGCCTCTATCGGGATAATGTGGTTTAAGAGCGACGGGAACCGCACCTGAATCAAGCGTACTACGGCCGGGCACAACGAGGAGATAACGGGCTTTAAGTGTTCTTCATTCTCCAGGAATCTACGGGTGGCCAGCGTGACGATTTCGCCCCCCAGCGCGCCCTCGTAGACTTCGTCGAACCCCAAGTATATAAGGCCCGATAGGATTTTGTCCGGCGGTATCGACGTTTTGAATTGGCCGGCGAAGGCCGACGCCGGTACCGCTACCTTATGCTTGAAACGATGGATGGCTTCGAGCGGGTCCGTCCGGGCGTATTTGGCGTCCGTGGGACAAACCCTTATACACGCGCCGCAATCGATGCAGCGCACCGGATTTATCTCCGCCTTCCCGGAGCGGACCCTGATGGCCTCGGTCGGACACTCCCGCACGCAATGCGTACAGGCGATGCACCGGTCCTCGGCCAACCGTACCGAGTGGTAATATTCTTTTTCTACCTTTTTCTGCTTTTCGGCCATGGAGCTAAACCTGCGCCGCCTATATTAACCAATCGTAAATCACGTATCTTTTTAAATTATAAAATGCCTTCTAATGAAGGGCAAGCGGTTTTTGGAAATACCGCCTCGAGCGACGGGTTAAGGCCGGGGCCGGCGCGCCCCGAACGGTAGTCCCAGCAACGTACGTACGTACGCCGCCGCGGCCCAGCACCCGACGCGCAGCGGATGGTCCATTATGGCCGTGCGGGCGGTGCACACCATCCAACATTGCGCCGGGCACGCCCGGCCGGTCGTCGCCAGCAGCGCCCGGCGCGCGTCGCCTTCCCAGATTTCGTCGAAGCTTTCGCGGTAGAGGTTGCCTACTTTCTCGGCGCGCACGTTGCACAGGTAGACGTCCGCCGCGGGGTCGAGATAGAAGAACCTTTCGCCCGCGCGGCACGGTATGGGCCGGCGGCGGCGGACCACTATGTCCCGCAGACCCGCGGCGAAGTAGGCCCGCGCGGCGCCGCCCGGCGTGAACCGGCGGAGGTAGTACCGCGTCGCGGCGTCGACCGCCCGCAGCGCCGCCTCCCGCCCCGGGACGGCGCCCTCCCGCGGCTTGAAGTAATGCTCGGAGGTGTGGGTGAGGGCAAGGCTCAACGGCAAGCGGTATTCCGCCGCCAGCTTCGCGACGCCGTCGAACTCGTCCGCGTTGGCCGCCGATATCGTGAACGCGAGGTGGAGGTCGGGGCCCAACAGCGGCGCCAGCCGGCCGACGGTCTCGAGCGCTTTCTTGAACGAGCCGGGGGCCTGGCGTACTTGGTCGTGGGTGGCTTCCAGGCCGTCGAGCGAGACGGCGACGTGAAGGCCGGGTACGTCGCCCGACAACCGGCGCACGACTTCCTCGGCCCGCTCGGGCAGCGTGCCGTTGGTAGAGATGGTTATCCGAGCCCCGGTCGCGTCGTAGATGGCGCGGACGCGCGGCACGAGGTCCGCCACCAGCAGCGGCTCGCCGCCGGTAACGTTTACGAATTTGAGCGGCGCCGGCAGCTTCCGCAGCGTCTCGGGCGTCAACCGCTCGTCGGTCTCGCGCTCGGCCAGGTCGCACGTAAGGCAGCGGAGGTTGCAGCGGTAGGTCAACGCGACTACGGCGTCGGCCGGCCCTTTATGCGTCGTCGGCGACATCGGCTTTATTTCCCAAAAGTAACTTCTTAAACAGCGCGTCGTATCCGTCGAGCATACGGCGCAGGCTGTATCGCCGCGCTACCGCGGCTCGAGCCAACGCGCCCATCTCCAGCCTTTTGGCCGGTTGCCCGGCCAACCCGGTTAGGGCGCGCGCCAGCTCGCCGCTCGAGCCCGGCGTAAAGGTTACGCCGGCGCCCCCCGACAATATCGCCGGGACGTCCCCGACGGCGGCCGCGACCGCGGCCAGGCCGTAGGCCATACCCTCCAGCAGCGCCAGCGGCGCCGACTCCCGGCGCGACGGCAGCACGAAGATGTCCGCGGCGCGGTAGACGGGCGAGACGTCGTCCAGCTCGCCCAGAAACGTGAACCGGCCGCCCAATTTGGCGCGGGCGAACCCCTCCAGCCGGGACCGTTCCGGGCCGTCGCCCGCGACCGCGAGGAACGGCCGGCTTTCTTCGTCGGCCTCGGCCAGCGCTTCCAAAAGGACGTCGATTCCTTTTTCGGGCGAAAGGCGGGATACGGCCGCGGCCACGGCGGCATCCGTCGGAAGGCCGAGGGCTTCGCGGGCAAGGCGGCGGTCCGCGACGGTAGCCGCCGGCGGTACGGCGACGCCGTTGGCGATGACGCGGGCCGAACCTATCCCCGCCTCCCGAAGCAGCGCGAGCTGCGAGTCCGCCACCGCCACCACCGCGCCGGCGCGCCCCAGCGCCCGGAGCCACCCGTCGGGCGGTTTTTCCTGGAGGTGGTAGAGAACGACGTACGGCGGCAGCACCCGGCTGAACGCCGGTAAGAGCCGGAGCACGTCGTTGTGGTCGAGCGCGGCCAACAGGTGACAGCCGCGCAGCCCGCCGATTACGCCGGGCCATCGCGCCGGCCTCTTCGCGACGTTAACGTCGACGTCGAAGCCGTCGTCGTGAAGCTCGTTTCCCACGGCGCCGGCTCCGCGTAGAATGAAGAAAGAGAACCGGTAACCCCGTTCGCGCAGGCCGCGCGCCAGCGTCGCGAGCTGGCGCTCCGCGCCGCCCACGGCCAGCGTCGACGCTAACGCGCCGATTTTAATCTCTTGCGAGCTCGTCATAGAGTTCGGCTATCTCGGCGTCGCGGGCCGCGGGGGACAGCTCGCGCTCGGCGAAGCGCCTGGCCCCGGCCGACAGCGCGCGCCAGCGCGCGGCGTCGGTTAGGAGTTCGGCCACGGCGTCGGCGAACTCCCGAGCGCCTTCGGCCACGACGATTTCGGCGCCGTCTCGAGCCGGGATACCCTCGGCCCCCACCGGCGTCGTCACCACCGGGAGGCCGTACGCCAGCGCGGTCAGGATTTTAATTTTAATACCTGAGCCTACCCACAACGGCACGACCGCCACGGAGGCGCGGGCGAGGTCCTCGGCCAGGTCCGCGGCGGTCGGTTTAAACGTTGCCGACGGTTCCCGCGCCATAAGGCGCCGCAGGCCGCGGGGCGGCCGCTCGCCGCGGACCGTGAACGTCGCCTCCGGGACCGCGGCCTTCACCCGGGGGTAGATGTCCTTTAAAAATACCTCCAGGCCCTGCCGGTTCGCCGGCCTCGTCGTACCGCCGAAGTATATCAGCGCGGCGTTATTTTGGCCTTGGCACAATTCGTCCGCCGGCGGGAGGTCGACGACCGGGAAGACGACGCGCGGCGGCCTTCGCGTATACGGCGCCACGAGCGCGGCGTCCGCCGGGCTTAAGCACAGGACGTCGTCGAACTTGCGGCACGCGGCCTGCTCGTAACCCCGCCGCCGTAAGTATTTCAAAAAGAGGGGGAATTTCTTAAACGGGTTTTTGACGGTGGCGAGGAGGCGGCGGTTGGCGTTGAACTCCGCGTCGTGCTTGAGGAGGGCTTTCCTCACGCCTCGCGTCGCGCCGGCCGTCGGGTAGAGGAACCAGTATTCGCACTGCAGGAGGTCCGCGCCGGCGGCGGCCTCTTTGACGGCGCGGCGGAAGGCCGGCGGGTTGAAATACCACAGGTCGCGCGGCGACGCGCTGAGCCAGGAGGCGGCGGTGTAAAATAATTTATAGAAGGCCCGGGCGAACGAGTTCTTCTTGTTGGGCATCATCACCGGGACCAGCCTGACGCCGACGCGCTCGAACGCCGCGGCGTAGTCGCGCTGGCCGTCGGAGACGATAAGCGAGACGAGCGTCACGTCGTGCCGCGACGCCAACGCGCGCAGCAGGTTGAACGTCACGACGTCGGTGCCGGTGACGGCGGGATACGGTAGGCGATGTTTAGCTACGACCAAACGCGCCATGAAGCGTCATCCCGTGAAGAGCTCGATAAACGCCGCCGCCTCTTTGCCGTAAGGGCCGGTGGGGTCGGCGGCGAAGGCCTCGGCCCAGAGCCTCAAAGCCTCGTCGAGGTCCCCCTCGTTTTTGGCCACAAGGCCGAGGATTAGTTTACAACGGGGCGTTTGGTCCGGCAAGGAGGAGTCGCCGCGGTAAAGGTCGCACGCCAGCCGGAGGTCTTCGCGCGCACTCGCGGCGCTCCACAATACGAAGCCCGTCTCGAAGGCCGAGGCCCCTCGCCAAACGTGCGGCAGCGGGTCCTCCTGGTGGCGCTGTACGTACGAGTTGAGGGCGGCGAAGCCTTTTCGCATTTCCAGGAATCGACTCGCGGTGAATGCCATTTCGTGACTTTTGAGGACGCGCAGGCGCCCCAGCGCAGCGCCGGCTAACGGCGCATCCGGCGCGGCCGAGACGAGCTCCAACGCCTCGTCCACCGCCGTTTCCCCCGCCTCCGCGAGGGCTACGACGGCCGCGACCTCGGCGTACGTCGACGGCGGTTCGGCGGCGGAGGCCGCGAGCGGGATTACGAACGACGCGATTACTAATGGCTTACTCATTCAGAAGGCCCGGTGCGCCGTCGCGTAGAACGCGGGTCTATCGTAGAGGTTGAGCTCCGCCCGCCAGTCGAAGAAAAAAGGCTTACGCATATGGACGCGTATCGCCGGGCCGAAGGCGTAGGAGAGCCCCGCCAGCGCGAACGGCTGGCCCGGGTCCCAGGTGCGGCCGGCGTCGACGAACGCTACGCCCTCGAACCACGCGTCGAATATGGGCGAGCGGAAGAGCCGCCGACGAATCTCGCCCGTAACGAGCAAGGCCCGCGTCCCTACGGTAAGGTTAGACCGCGGATTGCGTAGGCCGTCGGAGCCGCGGATGGAAATGCGGCGGATGTACGGCGTCGTATCGGACATCGCCCCGCCTTTAACGCGCGTCGCCCACACGAACTCCCGCCACGGGAATACGTACCCGCGTACGTCGCCCTCGACGCCCGCGTAGTCGTAGTCGCCGACGGTAGGCGACGATAACTCGCTTACGATTTTGGCGTAGACGCCCTCTGTCGGGTAAACGTCGTCGTCGCGGCCGTCCCACTCGGTAAAGGGCCGCGCCGCGAAAAGCGCGGCCTCCGGCTCGACGCCGAACCTTCCCCACGGGTCTTCCTTGAAACGGCCGTCGTAATAATTAAGATATTCACCGAGGAAACCCAAGCCCGCCTCAAAACGGTGCGTTATTTCGTAGCCGATTAAACCTTCGCCCCCGGCCTCCTCGTGGGAAAACCACTCGCCGGTGAGCCCTTCGTCGCTCTCGATCTGAGTTTGACGGCCGCCTTCGTAAAAACCGGAGGCGCCCACCGCGAGCCGCGAGCCGAATATCCACGGCTGTTCGTAATACAGACGTTGCCGCTCGAGGCCGAACTCCGCGCCCAACGTAACCGCGACGCCGCCGACGTTCTCTTTGCTCAGCCGTACCTGCCGGGTGGAGGCCGAAAGGTGCCAGCTCGAGCCTTCCGCGACGTCGAGCATGACCACCGCTTCGCCCGGGTCGCTGCGGGGCAAATCGAAGACGTTCACACGGGCGAAGAACTGAGTTTTGAGCAGGTTGCGCTTCGTCCTTTCTATCTTACGGTCCAACTCGGCCTGGGTTAACGCGTCCCCCACTTTGAATTCGCAATAGTGGAGCAATATTCCCGGCTCGGTTTTCCGGTTGCCGTAGGTTCGTATCTCCGCGACCCGGACGAGGCCGTCGCCGTTGGTTTCGGCCCGCGCCGGCGAGGGATTTACGGTCGACAGTAGGGCTACGGCGCAGAAGGCGGCCGAAGCGCCGCGCCCGGGCGGGCCGCTTATCGCAAAACGGCCACGGCGCGGGCCGTGGCGGGGAGCGGGGCGAGGCCTCACGTTACGAGTTGACAATGGCGTCCGCGTTCGGCCCGATGGCTACCATCGCGGGTTCGCGCGAAAGTATCTCGCGGGCGAGGCGATGGACGTTGGCAGCGGTGACGGCGTCCACGCCCGCCAGCGTTTCCTCCAACGAGACGTGCCTCCCCATGTAGACCTCGTGCCGGACGTTGCGGCCCATACGCGCGGCCGTGGACTCCAACGACAGCATCAACGTGCCCTTCAAGTACTCGCGAGTGCGCTTCAGCTCTTCGGCGTCTATGCCTTTCGTCGCCAGCTCGCGGAGTTGTGCCAGGATGATGTCGCGCGTCTCGAGAGCGGTGGCGGGGCTGGTGCCGGCGTAGGCGACCAGCGCCCCGGTCTCGTGGAAACCCCGGCTGTAAGCGTATACCGAGTACGCCAGGCCGCGTTCCTCGCGGACTTTTTGAAACAGCCGGCTCGAGGTATTCCCTCCCAGAACGGTGGTTAACGTCGCCAAGACGTACCGGTCCGGGTGGCCGTAGGGGAGCGCCGGGACGCCGAGGCAGAAATGGGTCTGCTCGGTATCTTTGGCGTACGCGGCTCGAGGCGTCGCCGGCGAGCTCGGGCCCCGGCCGGTGCGCCCGCGCGGCCCGGGCACCGCGCCGAAGTACTCCTCCGCCCGGGCGATGAACTCGCCCGGCTCCACGAAGCCCGCGGCCGCCACTACTATGCGGTCCGCCGTAAACGTCCCGGCCCGGTACGCCGCCGCGTCTTCGGGGTTGACGGCCGCCAGCGTCTCGAGCGAGCCGAGGATGGGGAGGCCGATGGCTTGCCCGGGCAAGACCAGCCCTATGATGAGGTCGTGGATCTTTTCGTCCGGCGAGTCTTCGTATAGCCGTATTTCTTCGGCCACGACGTTTTTTTCTTTGGCGAATTCTTCCGGGGGGAAGGTCGCGTTTAGCAGGATGTCGGATAGCAGGTCGAGCGCGAGCGGCAGGTGCTCGTACAGGACGTGGGCGAAGAAGGAGACGTTCTCCTTTTCGGTGAAGGCGTCGAGGGCGCCGCCCACGCCGTCGATTTCGGCGGCGATTTGGGCCGCGGTTCGCCGCGTCGTCCCCTTGAAAAACATATGTTCTATAAGGTGCGAGATACCGTTGAGGCCGGGGGGTTCGTCCGCCACGCCGGCGCGGCACCAGACGCCCACCGCGACGGAGCGAACCGTCGGTATATGTTCGCAGATTACGCGTAGGCCGCTAGCGGCGGTCTTTTTTATGACGGTCGTCGCCTGAGGGTCGGCGGTCATCGCGCCTCCGGGGGGGCCGGCTTTCGCGGGAGGAGCGTTCGTCGCCTCCCGGTAGGCAAGCTTTCCGGCTGAGGTTTACGCGGCCCATCTCGTCGATTTGGATTACCTTGACCTCGACCTCGTCGCCGACGCGCACGGCGTCTTCCACCCGGTTCACGCGTTTGTGGTCCAGGTCCGAGATATGGATCATACCCTCCACGCCGGGGAGTATCTCCACGAACGCGCCGAACTTCATCAGGCGCGTCACCTTGCCTTTGAAGACGGCGCCTATCTCCGGGTCGGTGGCGAGGCTCTTCACCGTCTCCATCGCCCTGCGGGCCGCTTCTTCGTCCGGCGAGGCGATGGTTACCTTGCCGTCGTCCTCGATGTCTATTTCGACGCCGGTGTCCGCGATGATGCGGCGGACCATCTTGCCCCCCGGGCCTATTACGGTGCCGATCTTCTCGATGTCGATGTAGGTTATCAGTATCCGCGGGGCGTAGGGCGAGAGCTCGGGCCGCGGCTTGGCCAGTACGGCGTCCATCTGCTCGAGGATGGCGAGGCGGGTGTCGCGGGCGCGGGCCAGCGCTTCCCGCACGACTTCCAGCGGCAGGCCCCAGACCTTCATGTCGAGCTGTAACGCCGTTACGCCGTCCCTCGTGCCGGCGGCTTTGAAGTCCATGTCGCCGTAGTAGTCCTCCAACCCCTGGATGTCGGTTAGCAAGACGTAGCGGCCTTCGCCCGCGATAAGGCCTATGGAGATACCGGCCACCGCCTTTTTGAGCGGGACGCCGGCGTCCATAAGCGAGAGGCTGGCGCCGCACACCGACGCCATCGAGGAAGAGCCGTTGGACTCCAATATGTCGGAGACGACGCGAACGGTGTACGGGAACTCGTCTTCCGACGGCAGCAGGCGCCGGAGGGCGCTCTCGGCCAGCTGGCCGTGGCCTATCTCCCGTCGGCCCGTGCCGCGGATGGGGCGGACCTCACCCACCGAGAACGGCGGGAAGTTATAGTGGAACATAAAGGCTTTGGTGCGCTCCCCCAACAGGTCTTCGATGCGCTGCTCGTCGGATACGGTCCCCAGCGTCGTGGCGACGAGGGCCTGCGTCTGGCCGCGCGTGAAGATGGCGGAGCCGTGGGCCCGGGGGAGAACGGACACCTCCACGTCGATGGGGCGGAGCTCGTCGAAGGCGCGGCCGTCCTGGCGGACGCCTTCTTCGAGAACCATACGCCGGACTTCCGCTTCCTCCAGCTCCCCGAGGATTTTCTCGATGAGGACTTGCCGTGCGCCCTCTTCCTCGCCGCCGTTCGCGCCGATTAACTTGGCGTACGCCTGCTCGAGCAACGCGTTGCGGGCCAGGTGCCGGGCGCCCTTCTCTTGCGCCTCGATTAAAGGCTTCAATTGCCCCGAGAAGAAGTCTTTAACCTCTCGTTCGAAGGCCTCGTCGCGCTCCGGCGGGGGGATGGATATCTTGGGTACGTGCGCCGTGAAGTCGCGGATAGCGTCCGCCACCTTACGTGCCGCGGCGAACCCGGCGTCCACCGCCCCCAGCAGCTCGTCCTCCGCAACCTCGGCCGCGGAGCCGGCCAGCATTATTATTTTGTCGGTGGTGGCGACCACGACCAGGTTCAAAACGCTGGCCTCGGTTTCGGCGATGGTGGGGTTGACGACGTAGCGGCCGTCGACCTGGGCCACGCGCACGGCGCCGATGGGGCCGTGCCAGGGCATGGCGGAGAGCGCCGTCGCCAGCGAGGCACCGTTCAGGGCGAGGAGGTCGGTGTCGTTCTCCTGGTCGGCGGAGAGCACGGTCGCGATGATTTGAAGGTCGTGGCGGATGTAGTCGTCGAACAGCGGCCTGATGGGGCGGTCGATAAGCCGCGCGGTCACGACCTCCTTCTCGTACGGCCGGCCCTCCCGTTTAAAGAAGCCGCCCGGGATTTTACCCGCGGCGTAGGTTTTTTCGCGGTACTCGACCATAAGGGGAAGGTAATCCATCCCCGGCCGCGGTTCTTCGGTGTGGCAGAAAGTCGCGAGGACGACGGAGCCGCCGCAAGTTACGGTGCACGCGCCGTCGGCCAGTTTGGCGACTTTGCCGGTCTCGAACTGTAGGGTTTTGCCGCCTACTTCGAGCTCGAATCCTGATGTCATATCTCTGTTTACCTCAACTTACTCTTGTAAGGATTAAAAAATCGAAAGGTGGATGTACCGGCCGGGGCGTTCGCGAACGTCCCTTATAAGGCTCTTGGCCTCGCCGGTCGTCTCCACCAGATCGTTGTAAAATTGGTCGTCTTTGAGGAGCTTGCCGGCCGAGCCCTCGCCTTGCTCCAACCCCTCGGCGACGCCGCGCAGCGACGTCGCGGTGTAACGCAGGTCCCCCGACATCGCCGACAGGTTATCCAGCGTGACGTCGAAGTTGCCTTCGTTGCGGGCTACCATGCCGTCCAGGCGGTAACTCATGGCCCGGAGGTTGTCGAGCGTGACGTTGATGTCGTCGCGGCTCTCGTCCAGGATGTAAGCCAGGTCGGAGGACATCACCTCGACGTTGGCGACCGTCTCTTTGAACGATTTCACCGTGGGCTCGTCCAGCATTTCGTTTATGGAGCCCAGGCTGTCCTGGACCATCTTGAACATGGCGTCCATACCGATGACCTCGGCGCCCTCCACCGTAGCTCCCGGTTTTATTACCTCGGCTTTGGAGGGCCCCGGGTCAATCTCGACGTAGTTGTCGCCCAAAAGGCCTATCATCGTTATCTTGAACCGGTCCTTCTCGTGCAGGATGAGGTCCCGCCGGACGAGCACCGTGACCATAACGCGGCGCTTCCCCTTGTAGTCGACGAAATCTATGTTGTTGACCGAGCCGACTTTCACGCCGCCCATCCGGACCTGGGCCCCCTCGTTGAGGCCCGCGGACGAGTCGAAGATAACGTCGTAGCGATGGCCCCGCTCGAACACGCGGATCTCGCCGACGCCGAAGACGAGGATGGACAACAGCACCAGCGCGGCGAAGACCATAATGCCTACTTTTATCTCGTTGGACATCTTATCCATACTACGCACCGCCTATGACGTCTATGGGCCCTTGCGCACTGCCGTTTATAAATTGCTGCACGTACTCGTCGTGGGACCCCTTTATATCGTCCGGCGCCCCGAGGGCGATTATCTTGCCGCCGTACATCATGGCTATGCGGTCGGCGATTTTGTACGCGCTCGCCATATCGTGCGTGACGACAATACTCGTTACGTCCAATTGCTCGTCCATCTTGATTATGAGGTCGTTGATGACGTCCGCCATTATGGGGTCGAGGCCGGTGGTGGGCTCGTCGTACAGCACGACCTTTGGG contains:
- a CDS encoding PHP domain-containing protein, with the protein product MRTFRADLHIHTVLSPCGDLDQSPRRIIQAARKRGLAIIGLTDHNASENALPTVRLGEKSGVAVMPGMEVTTAEEVHVVALFGDLADAGEMQGKVYQRLQEGENDPERFGYQVVVDENENILGINRRLLIGATDMDLNATVEYIHRYGGLAVASHVDRPAFSCTSQLGFVPADLFDAVEISPFADAEDYADCGYPIIRSSDAHRPQEVGAGFTIFELAAPTFAEIKMALAGEGGRRIAGYGT
- a CDS encoding serine kinase, translating into MELKKIAGKLGLEVTAGAGGLSREVTAGYASDLLSDVMANAGEGALWVTIQTHTNIVAVCSLNDLAGVVVANGKRPAAETIAKAEEEGVTVLLSPKSSFELAGELYKMGIRGKER
- a CDS encoding ATP-binding protein; protein product: MEDISLHILDITQNSIRAGATKVRVEVVENTRENVLLFVIRDNGSGMTEAQLSRVHDPFFTTRTTRAVGFGLPLLKQTAEQAGGGLAVTSAPGEGTTVEARYRLDSIDRPPLGDVATTIWTLIVTNPRVEFDYRHELDGARFELSTEDLKAKLRRRRLGTPRLAKALRKYISENEERLAAAGAGPEAPRLEAEGKI
- a CDS encoding radical SAM protein, coding for MSPTTHKGPADAVVALTYRCNLRCLTCDLAERETDERLTPETLRKLPAPLKFVNVTGGEPLLVADLVPRVRAIYDATGARITISTNGTLPERAEEVVRRLSGDVPGLHVAVSLDGLEATHDQVRQAPGSFKKALETVGRLAPLLGPDLHLAFTISAANADEFDGVAKLAAEYRLPLSLALTHTSEHYFKPREGAVPGREAALRAVDAATRYYLRRFTPGGAARAYFAAGLRDIVVRRRRPIPCRAGERFFYLDPAADVYLCNVRAEKVGNLYRESFDEIWEGDARRALLATTGRACPAQCWMVCTARTAIMDHPLRVGCWAAAAYVRTLLGLPFGARRPRP
- a CDS encoding [Fe-Fe] hydrogenase large subunit C-terminal domain-containing protein, which encodes MAEKQKKVEKEYYHSVRLAEDRCIACTHCVRECPTEAIRVRSGKAEINPVRCIDCGACIRVCPTDAKYARTDPLEAIHRFKHKVAVPASAFAGQFKTSIPPDKILSGLIYLGFDEVYEGALGGEIVTLATRRFLENEEHLKPVISSLCPAVVRLIQVRFPSLLNHIIPIEAPMDAAARVVKASRSRELGIPPEEIGVFFITPCSAKVTAIKQPLATPRTALDGAIAISDVYNRIMSNLEKVVVVPGIARASGLALGWGAAGGENTLIGKGRRLAVDGIANVVRVLELIESDEYHHGYDYLELRACTSGCVGGPLTVEDPFVAKNRIDELRATRSEKFGIEENRPPDLTFQEITGLIEDGEFNLRMTPGPRPTLTLGTDITETIALMKKLEAVSASLPGIDCGSCGAPTCRAFAEDVVLERAHITDCTFKLRERIQELAKQMGTLSEQLPPTLKNQRK
- a CDS encoding glycosyltransferase, coding for MTSSQEIKIGALASTLAVGGAERQLATLARGLRERGYRFSFFILRGAGAVGNELHDDGFDVDVNVAKRPARWPGVIGGLRGCHLLAALDHNDVLRLLPAFSRVLPPYVVLYHLQEKPPDGWLRALGRAGAVVAVADSQLALLREAGIGSARVIANGVAVPPAATVADRRLAREALGLPTDAAVAAAVSRLSPEKGIDVLLEALAEADEESRPFLAVAGDGPERSRLEGFARAKLGGRFTFLGELDDVSPVYRAADIFVLPSRRESAPLALLEGMAYGLAAVAAAVGDVPAILSGGAGVTFTPGSSGELARALTGLAGQPAKRLEMGALARAAVARRYSLRRMLDGYDALFKKLLLGNKADVADDA
- a CDS encoding (2Fe-2S) ferredoxin domain-containing protein, which codes for MKLEDLRKIVEKTAPDELAEGGARYTIVVGMGTCGIAAGAREVLAAIIDELDEQGITDVIVSQCGCRGLCEREPLVYITSPEKEEVIYADVTPARAREVVASHVGRDEPVGAYVLDAGELL